In Diabrotica undecimpunctata isolate CICGRU chromosome 4, icDiaUnde3, whole genome shotgun sequence, a single genomic region encodes these proteins:
- the LOC140439682 gene encoding homologous-pairing protein 2 homolog, translating to MACNEAVLKFLEEHNRPFSAHDIQSGVKGDFGKSAVQKALDFLVKKEQVREKAYGKQKVYCIVQGTSESASNLREKLLEMDREINEINMKLKGVSEQYKTKSKLISDAKGKISLSSALHQKANIEQQTEEIKNKLNQYSGKELVCPQKKSQVLKEYEKFLKETKKRRRIGMDMLNAILENYPKTKKHLFEDIGIETDDDVGFSLERFQ from the exons ATGGCTTGCAACGAAGCTGTTTTGAAATTCTTAGAAGAACACAATCGTCCATTTTCTGCACATGATATTCAGAGTGGCGTAAAAGGGGATTTTGGAAAATCTGCTGTTCAAAAAGCCTTAGATTTTTTAGTCAAGAAAGAACAAGTTAGGGAGAAAGCTTATGGAAAGCAAAAG GTATACTGCATTGTTCAAGGAACGAGCGAATCAGCATCGAATCTCAGAGAAAAGCTTCTAGAAATGGACCgagaaataaacgaaataaacATGAAACTGAAAGGTGTCTCTGAGCAATACAAGACCAAATCAAAACTTATTTCGGACGCCAAAGGAAAAATCAGTCTTAGTTCTGCTTTGCATCAAAAggcaaatattgaacaacaaacggaagaaattaaaaataaactaaaccaGTACAGCGGTAAGGAATTGGTTTGTCCACAAAAAAAGAGTCAAGTGTTAAAGGAATATGAGAAATTCTTAAAAGAGACTAAGAAGAGGAGACGCATAGGTATGGATATGCTAAATGCCATTTTGGAAAACTATCCAAAAACGAAAAAACATCTATTTGAAGATATAGGTATTGAAACTGATGATGATGTTGGTTTTTCTTTAGAGAGGTTccaataa